A region of Toxorhynchites rutilus septentrionalis strain SRP chromosome 1, ASM2978413v1, whole genome shotgun sequence DNA encodes the following proteins:
- the LOC129771278 gene encoding glycine-rich selenoprotein-like, which produces MVYIARDGTVHQKPPWNIRLMGLIIGFFNFIAMFFKTMFGMDSNGPSSSGDTYNSRRGGGPGGGGGGGPPGGPRRRPIGRMMTLSDCTIPGGG; this is translated from the exons ATGGTATACATTGCGAGAG aTGGAACCGTTCATCAGAAACCTCCATGGAACATTCGTCTCATGGGTCTGATTATCGGattcttcaacttcattgcAATGTT TTTCAAAACGATGTTCGGTATGGACTCAAACGGCCCGTCGAGTAGTGGTGACACCTACAACTCCCGGCGAGGTGGTGGTccaggaggaggaggaggtggAGGTCCTCCTGGGGGACCACGACGACGTCCGATAGGAAGAATGATGACTCTCAGTGATTGTACAATTCCGGGTGGTGGATGA
- the LOC129762938 gene encoding chitin deacetylase 1 — MKLLVAVLLSVVPLVIAQTKEDKEFKCPEGLGNGNFADPVTCRRFYQCVDGFPYINRCPSGLYFDDIQKFCTFKSEAKCGPLANLPAATTEAPVDLAKKCNPSECELPYCFCNKDGTLIPKGLNPEQIPQIILLTFDGAVNLNNYEHYRKIFNGKRKNPNGCEIKGTFFISHEYSNYQQIQTLAHENHEIALETISLQMGLQDKGYEEWVGEMIGMRSILKHFANVSSNEINGMRAPFLKPGRNTQYKVIEDFGFIYDSSISIPPSPLPLWPYTLDYKIPHECKSGTCPTKSFPGIWEVPLNAHYVESYEGGHCPYMDQCVLHNHDAEDVFAWLQEDFERYYFQNKAPYMMPFHTNWFQIKELEHGLHKFLDWTQTLPDVWFVTVTQALTWITDPKTLNQLNNYEPWNCKTQSSQTPKPCNISNKCALAFKEPTSNISDTRYMETCVECPAVYPWLGDSHGTGIPGRDNYIDQSGGGGDGGSDGNGQSEGGDN, encoded by the exons ATGAAATTGCTAGTCGCAGTGTTGTTGAGTGTGGTTCCTCTAGTGATTG CACAAACCAAAGAGGATAAGGAATTCAAATGCCCGGAAGGGCTAGGAAACGGGAACTTTGCCGACCCTGTCACATGTCGACGATTTTATcag TGCGTTGATGGCTTCCCGTATATTAATCGGTGTCCGTCGGGGCTGTATTTTGACGATATTCAAAAATTCTGCACCTTCAAATCTGAAGCCAAATGTGGACCGCTTGCAAATC TACCAGCAGCTACCACGGAGGCGCCGGTCGACCTGGCGAAGAAATGTAACCCGAGCGAATGCGAACTGCCGTACTGCTTCTGTAACAAGGATGGAACGCTCATACCAAAGGGACTCAACCCAGAACAG ATCCCACAAATCATATTGCTTACTTTTGATGGCGCCGTAAATTTGAACAACTACGAGCACTACCGGAAGATTTTCAACGGAAAGCGGAAGAACCCGAATGGATGCGAAATCAAGGGAACGTTTTTCATCTCACACGAGTACAG TAACTACCAGCAGATCCAAACCCTGGCCCATGAAAACCACGAAATCGCATTGGAAACGATATCTCTCCAAATGGGACTGCAGGATAAAGGCTACGAAGAGTGGGTCGGTGAGATGATTGGCATGCGTTCAATCTTGAAACACTTCGCCAATGTTTCAAGTAACGAAATCAACGGTATGCGTGCTCCGTTCCTGAAACCTGGAAGAAATACTCAATACAAG GTCATCGAGGACTTCGGTTTCATCTATGACAGTTCAATCAGCATTCCACCAAGCCCATTGCCACTCTGGCCGTATACCTTGGACTACAAAATTCCCCACGAGTGCAAAAGTGGAACCTGCCCCACCAAGTCATTCCCAGGAATCTGGGAGGTACCACTGAATGCCCACTATGTCGAGAGCTATGAGGGAGGTCACTGCCCATATATGGATCAGTGTGTGCTCCATAACCACGATGCAGAGGATGTATTCGCCTGGCTGCAGGAAGACTTCGAACGGTACTATTTCCAAAACAAAGCTCCCTACATGATGCCGTTCCACACCAACTGGTTCCAGATTAAAGAATTGGAGCATGGACTACACAAGTTCCTCGATTGGACCCAAACTCT GCCCGATGTGTGGTTCGTAACGGTGACGCAAGCTCTGACCTGGATCACCGACCCGAAGACGCTCAACCAGCTGAACAACTACGAGCCGTGGAACTGCAAAACCCAATCCTCGCAGACTCCCAAACCGTGCAATATCTCGAACAAGTGCGCACTCGCCTTCAAGGAACCTACCTCCAACATCAGTGACACCCGCTACATGGAAACGTGCGTCGAATGTCCCGCGGTATATCCATGGCTGGGTGATTCCCATGGTACCGGCATCCCTGGGCGAGACAACTACATCGACCAGAGTGGTGGCGGAGGTGATGGTGGCAGCGATGGCAATGGTCAGTCCGAAGGCGGTGACAATTGA